One window of Fusarium keratoplasticum isolate Fu6.1 chromosome 2, whole genome shotgun sequence genomic DNA carries:
- a CDS encoding FAD-binding PCMH-type domain-containing protein has product MAQAQNQQSLLQLGMEQVGWFKSKKIPVHTPGEVEYERAVANSNLLYRFARPACVLQPEHNSHIRIIIARAKEKKLPVCIKNGGHSYAGFSTINDGLLIDLVNMKRVDLDMEKKTVTMQAGAQWGHAYKELINDHHDGWIINGGRCPTVGVSGFTLGGGLGPFTRSFGMGSDTLLEATIITAAGETVTVKNTGNTKKEEDDLFWALCGAGGGNFGVVVELKMKLQELHGKDVVAGRFTWSPKHCEKAQKDFMDTMVKFYTTNWPNEMTIDSSWLCDLKDGREDPAVRFLVYYNGTEPQFDELIDRHLGGVNENGKEKKLPKQLKRRTLQEKSTRFLHETLVSQWSEETVRAFPSNPSYKIYTSFVFGNGKDEIQKITEIIKKEMEEFRKEFKGEQGLLQVTWIHCGGKASEKQPDESAYPWRGGVYHAYIMIDWQEKFLELDMRGFLEKMNEKLRPFSHSQRAIFINFPDPALKKDAHEDAYYGLNKERLRKIKASWDKDNFFGWSQGVQLPEKVAHHEGDECADVAGHEEFLEANELLDKIAKRQWETFTAPPINALVGGVQGVTGFAF; this is encoded by the coding sequence ATGGCACAAGCACAGAACCAGCAGAGCCTGCTCCAGCTTGGCATGGAACAAGTCGGCTGGTTCAAATCCAAGAAGATCCCCGTGCACACCCCCGGAGAGGTCGAGTATGAGAGAGCTGTCGCAAACAGCAACCTCTTGTACCGCTTCGCTAGACCAGCCTGCGTACTCCAGCCCGAACACAACTCTCACATccgcatcatcatcgcccgtgccaaggagaagaagctgcctGTTTGCATCAAGAATGGTGGCCATTCTTATGCAGGCTTTTCCACCATCAATGATGGTCTTTTGATTGATCTGGTCAACATGAAGAGAGTCGACCTTGATATGGAGAAAAAGACCGTCACGATGCAGGCTGGTGCTCAATGGGGCCATGCAtacaaggagctcatcaacgaTCATCATGACGGATGGATCATCAATGGCGGGCGATGTCCTACTGTCGGAGTCAGCGGTTTCACCCTCGGTGGCGGCCTTGGTCCTTTTACTCGTAGCTTCGGTATGGGTAGCGACACCCTGCTCGAGGCCACTATCATCACGGCTGCCGGGGAGACTGTCACTGTCAAGAACACCGGCAACacgaagaaggaggaggatgatctGTTCTGGGCACTCTgcggtgctggtggtggcaactttggtgttgtcgtcgaACTCAAGATGAAGCTTCAAGAGCTGCACGGAAAGGATGTTGTTGCTGGGAGGTTTACATGGTCGCCCAAGCACTGCGAAAAAGCCCAAAAGGACTTTATGGACACCATGGTCAAGTTCTACACCACCAATTGGCCCAACGAGATGACCATCGACAGTTCGTGGCTGTGCGATCTCAAGGATGGGAGGGAAGATCCTGCGGTTCGGTTCCTGGTGTACTACAACGGCACCGAACCCCAGTTTGATGAGCTGATTGATCGGCACCTCGGAGGCGTCAACGAAAACgggaaagagaagaaactGCCAAAGCAGCTCAAGAGACGTACACTGCAAGAAAAGTCGACGAGGTTCCTTCACGAGACCCTTGTCTCCCAGTGGTCAGAGGAGACCGTCAGGGCGTTCCCCTCGAACCCATCCTACAAGATCTACACATCATTCGTCTTTGGTAACGGGAAGGACGAGATCCAAAAGATCACCGAAATCATCaagaaagagatggaagagttCAGAAAGGAATTCAAGGGCGAACAGGGTCTGCTTCAGGTCACATGGATCCATTGCGGAGGCAAGGCGAGCGAGAAGCAGCCCGATGAATCGGCCTATCCCTGGCGCGGAGGCGTCTACCACGCATACATCATGATTGACTGGCAGGAGAAGTTCCTCGAGCTGGACATGAGGGGCTTCTTGGAAAAGATGAATGAGAAGCTGAGGCCCTTCTCCCACTCGCAGCgagccatcttcatcaacttTCCCGACCCAGCTCTCAAGAAGGATGCCCATGAGGATGCATACTACGGACTAAACAAGGAGAGGCTgcgcaagatcaaggcctcTTGGGACAAGGATAATTTCTTTGGCTGGTCTCAGGGTGTCCAACTTCCGGAGAAGGTGGCGCATCACGAAGGGGACGAGTGCGCAGACGTAGCCGGTCATGAAGAGTTCCTGGAGGCAAACGAACTGTTGGACAAGATTGCCAAGCGTCAGTGGGAGACCTTTACGGCGCCCCCTATTAACGCGCTCGTTGGGGGTGTTCAGGGTGTTACTGGCTTTGCGTTTTAA
- a CDS encoding Aldolase-II domain-containing protein encodes MTPSAEILNEALEVSQSTKLKEKTPLEAISHGDVLPDIPTFPTFKEHRRHILTHMAATFRYFARQNYVEGQSGHISVRDPEFPNLMWMNPLSRHFGMLTAGDMLCIDISSGEIVGGAPNPATGGRTVNMAGYYIHSAVHLRRPDIHAICHAHGISGRAWSVFGRPLDMLTQDVCNFYGILAIYDAYDGIVFGPQEGINIAEALGSNKKAAILMNHGLLTCGETVDEAGFMFGLLERSCEIQLQAEAAAANGIPKNIITDEEAAYNFKMASEKNALYREAQPDIEFEFFLAGGEEVLARGFDKLALPNGANSTS; translated from the exons ATGACTCCATCTGCAGAAATCCTGAACGAGGCCCTGGAGGTGTCTCAAAGCACCAAGTTAAAGGAAAAGACGCCCTTGGAGGCAATCTCCCATGGAGATGTCTTGCCAG ACATCCCAACCTTTCCAACATTCAAGGAGCACCGTAGACACATATTGACTCATATGGCGGCCACCTTTCGATACTTTGCCCGTCAAAACTATGTCGAAGGTCAATCTGGCCACATCTCAGTCCGAGATCCCGAGTTTCCAAATTTGATGTGGATGAACCCTCTGAGTCGGCATTTCGGTATGCTCACGGCTGGAGATATGCTTTGCATCGATATTTCATCGGGTGAGATCGTTGGAGGAGCACCTAATCCGGCAACTGGTGGAAGAACGGTCAACATGGCCGGGTACTACATCCACTCGGCAGTTCATCTTCGGCGACCGGATATACATGCCATTTGCCATGCACATGGGATTTCTGGAAGGGCTTGGTCAGTCTTTGGCCGTCCTCTTGATATGTTGACCCAGGATGTCTGCAACTTTTATGGAATTCTTGCCATCTACGATGCCTACGACGGGATCGTGTTTGGGCCTCAAGAGGGTATCAACATCGCCGAGGCCCTGGGGTCAAACAAGAAGGCAGCGATTCTAATGAACCACGGCTTGCTCACATGCGGCGAGACGGTGGATGAGGCAGGGTTCATGTTTGGACTTCTGGAGCGGTCATGCGAGATCCAACTCCAAGCCGAGGCTGCAGCGGCCAATGGCATCCCTAAGAATATCATTACGGACGAAGAGGCGGCCTACAACTTCAAGATGGCGTCTGAGAAGAATGCACTGTACAGAGAAGCCCAGCCCGATATCGAGTTTGAattcttcttggccggcGGAGAGGAGGTTCTGGCAAGGGGGTTCGACAAGTTGGCGCTGCCAAACGGTGCCAATTCTACGTCTTGA
- a CDS encoding HET domain-containing protein produces the protein MRLVDTTSSAFKTASRFAALSHMWGDISTSPPLQTFQSNLEQLRQTIEPTDLPKNFADAARVCIQLGIPYLWIDSLCIIQDSADDWKREAVKMHLVYRHAVVTIVATSATSTHDGFLDRDFEKTLAAKIYYSFDYGQDIPPSGHGRDRYMVFYHRQHYEDSFPTYAINNSKWNTRAWTMQERSLSTRLIHFCRNKIFFECRSCIKSEENEPAAHYALMTRILWPRDSSTSWDTLYEFWQWCLTQYCPRNLTKGKDKLIAIQSVAEEMMSITKWEYIRFAGMWRHKISEELFWIFPYGEARRPDAARAPSWSWSALDGHVLFNPRILPKGKRSVPEPLALIFDEIKVDVIDVYPSREHTPTGEIHGYLEVKAWVRPISTVVKAKSVNDDEEFFPFKLVAGSDGVSHGSGEQEHVFAHGRLDMNTPRGNTRLLYLHIGIDKRLTGLILELGPEDTTRTGKSLEVWRRVGVATIFDDERGSILSTDLFGNGTGRSKIIMV, from the coding sequence ATGCGACTGGTTGACACAACCAGTTCTGCTTTCAAAACAGCATCTCGATTTGCTGCACTCAGTCATATGTGGGGAGATATATCTACATCACCTCCTCTACAGACGTTTCAGTCAAATCTTGAGCAGCTACGGCAGACTATAGAGCCGACCGACCTACCCAAGAACTTTGCTGATGCGGCACGAGTATGCATTCAACTCGGGATCCCATATCTTTGGATCGACTCActctgcatcatccaagacTCGGCCGATGATTGGAAGCgggaggctgtcaagatgcACCTCGTGTATCGCCACGCCGTAGTAACCATCGTCGCAACTTCAGCCACGTCAACGCATGACGGATTCCTTGACCGCGACTTCGAAAAGACTCTGGCCGCAAAGATTTACTACTCCTTTGACTATGGCCAAGATATTCCACCATCTGGGCATGGCCGGGATAGATATATGGTCTTCTACCATCGTCAACACTATGAAGATTCGTTCCCTACATACGCAATCAACAACTCCAAGTGGAACACCAGGGCTTGGACAATGCAAGAGAGAAGCCTCTCGACGAGGCTCATACACTTTTGCCGCAACAAGATCTTCTTTGAATGCCGGTCCTGCATCAAGTCTGAAGAGAACGAACCAGCTGCCCACTATGCCCTGATGACCAGAATACTCTGGCCCAGAGATTCTTCGACATCCTGGGATACGCTTTATGAGTTTTGGCAGTGGTGCCTGACGCAGTATTGCCCAAGAAACCTAACCAAGGGCAAAGACAAGCTCATCGCAATCCAAAGCGTGGCtgaggagatgatgagtaTCACCAAGTGGGAGTACATCAGATTTGCAGGGATGTGGAGGCACAAGATCAGCGAGGAGCTCTTTTGGATTTTTCCCTACGGAGAAGCCAGAAGGCCTGATGCCGCTCGTGCACCGAGTTGGTCATGGAGTGCGCTGGATGGACACGTCTTGTTCAATCCCCGAATCCTGCCAAAGGGGAAGCGAAGCGTACCAGAGCCACTGGCTCTCATCTTTGATGAGATCAAGGTGGATGTTATCGATGTGTACCCCTCGAGGGAACATACTCCCACTGGTGAGATACATGGTTATCTCGAGGTCAAAGCCTGGGTGCGGCCTATCTCAACGGTTGTGAAGGCTAAGAGTGTTAATGATGACGAAGAATTTTTCCCGTTCAAACTTGTAGCTGGATCCGACGGAGTCAGTCACGGCAGCGGAGAACAAGAGCATGTTTTCGCTCACGGGAGGTTGGATATGAACACGCCCAGAGGGAACACTAGGCTGCTCTATCTGCACATCGGCATTGATAAGCGCCTAACGGGCCTCattcttgagcttgggcCAGAAGATACGACAAGAACAGGAAAATCACTGGAAGTCTGGAGAAGAGTGGGCGTTGCCACTATCTTTGACGACGAAAGGGGATCCATTCTCTCAACGGATCTGTTCGGGAACGGGACAGGGCGATCAAAGATCATCATGGTGTGA